A window of Cryptomeria japonica chromosome 3, Sugi_1.0, whole genome shotgun sequence contains these coding sequences:
- the LOC131070419 gene encoding psbP domain-containing protein 1, chloroplastic, which produces MIAIIAQTSWQLPWVGLHNACPRKRPKISIPSSKTCHNISGSTTLMISCCESSKGTAITFSRRNLLSCALFFTVSSHVAVCDPHLAEAVPGYREYSDKFDGYAFKYPLNWIQVRGANADIFFRDPVNLDENVSVEITSPSSSRFNSVEDLGPPKSAGDRVLKQYLTEFMSTRLGVRRESNILSTSSRVADDGKLYYEIEVNVKSFANSNQLAVMPEDRIPQLEWDRRYLSVLGVENNCLYELRLQTPEKVFAQEENDLRQVMDSFRVVKISD; this is translated from the exons ATGATTGCTATTATTGCACAAACGTCATGGCAACTTCCATGGGTAGGATTACATAATGCATGTCCAAGGAAGAGGCCAAAAATATCAATACCATCTTCAAAAACCTGTCACAATATTAGTGGTTCAACAACTTTGATGATTTCCTGTTGCGAGTCAAGCAAAGGAACTGCAATTACATTTTCCCGAAGGAATCTTCTTTCTTGTGCTTTGTTCTTCACTGTTTCATCCCATGTTGCCGTATGTGATCCTCATTTAGCAGAGGCTGTTCCTGGATACAGGGAGTATTCTGATAAATTTGATGGATATGCTTTCAAGTATCCTCTGAACTGGATTCAAGTTAGAGGTGCTAATGCAGATATATTCTTTAGGGATCCAGTGAATCTTGATGAAAATGTGTCTGTGGAAATTACTTCTCCCTCATCTTCCAGATTCAACAGTGTTGAAGATTTAGGCCCTCCCAAATCAGCAGGAGATAGAGTTCTCAAACAATATTTGACAGAATTTATGTCTACTAGACTCGGCGTACGGAGAGAATCAAATATTCTATCCACTTCCTCCAGAGTTGCTGATGATGGCAAGCTGTACTATGAAATAGAG GTAAATGTTAAATCATTTGCCAATTCCAACCAGCTGGCTGTCATGCCAGAGGACAGAATTCCTCAATTGGAGTGGGATAGGCGCTACCTTTCAGTATTGGGGGTAGAGAACAATTGTCTCTATGAATTGAGGCTGCAGACTCCTGAGAAGGTATTTGCGCAAGAAGAGAATGATCTACGTCAAGTAATGGATTCATTTCGGGTTGTTAAGATTTCAGACTGA